AGAGAGTGAAATTGAACACGAGGCGAGTCGATGTCCATCCGTTGCAACACTACGTAAAGCTTGACCAGAAGCCTCAAAATACATGCCATTTAGGTAATAACGAACATCTTGGCTAGCCATGGCAAATTGGGTTAGTTCTATCAGTTTTTTAAATTCCGCCTGTGCAACGGTAAACTCTAGCAAACTTTGCCATGATTCTATATTTGGAAAATCGGCTGCAGGTAATGATGATAGTAAGTAACGACTACGTCCAGAGCGTATGGTTACTTTGTTTTCTTTTACTTCAAACGTTATTTCACAAGGGCCTGATAATCCTCTGCAAATATCTAACAATTTACGTGCAGGGACAGTTATTTCACCTTCTTTAGATGGGTGCTCTAGGGGGATTTGTGTAATTAGCTCTACTTCAAGGTCAGTACCCGTAAGACTTAATATATTGTCTTTTACAACAATAAGTATATTACCCATTATAGGTAAAGCCGGACGCCCTCCTGCAACTGAACTAACGACTAACTGTAATGGGCGGAGAAATGCGTCTCTAGAAATGGTAAACAGCATAATATAAATAACCTTGTAGCAATTACATTGAAAGTGTACGGATCAGGATTTTATAATCTTCTTGAATATCATTATTTTCACGGCGTAATTCAGCTACCTTACGACAAGCATGTAAAACCGTAGTGTGATCACGTCCACCAAATGCTTCGCCAATTTCAGGCAAGCTATGTTGGGTTAATTCTTTAGCTAAAGCCATCGCTATTTGTCTAGGACGAGCAACGGTTCGAGTGCGTCTTTTTGATGACATATCTGAGGTTTTTATGCGGTAATGTTCTGCGACGACCTTTTGAATATTATCAATAGTTGTCTGTTTGGTGTGTACCGCTAA
This window of the Psychromonas sp. MME1 genome carries:
- the dnaN gene encoding DNA polymerase III subunit beta, translating into MLFTISRDAFLRPLQLVVSSVAGGRPALPIMGNILIVVKDNILSLTGTDLEVELITQIPLEHPSKEGEITVPARKLLDICRGLSGPCEITFEVKENKVTIRSGRSRYLLSSLPAADFPNIESWQSLLEFTVAQAEFKKLIELTQFAMASQDVRYYLNGMYFEASGQALRSVATDGHRLASCSISLSEAISEQSVIVPRKGVIELVKLLDDEQANVTIQIGHNNLRAIIDGFIFTTKLVDGRFPDYRRVIPRNGDKELISSRETLKQAFSRAAILSNEKFRGVRLTLSENLLQITANNPEREEAEEYIDVNYHSAELEIGFNVSYVLDVLNTIKSDQVKITFSSSDHSALIESIDSEDSLYVLMPMRL